A single region of the Betta splendens chromosome 12, fBetSpl5.4, whole genome shotgun sequence genome encodes:
- the abl1 gene encoding tyrosine-protein kinase ABL1 isoform X4: MKMLEICLKLVGCKSKKGLSSSSSCYLEEALQRPDFESQGLTEAARWNSKENLLAGPSENDPNLFVALYDFVASGDNTLSITKGEKLRVLGYNHNGEWCEAQTKNGQGWVPSNYITPVNSLEKHSWYHGPVSRNAAEYLLSSGINGSFLVRESESSPGQRSISLRYEGRVYHYRINTASDGKLYVSSESRFNTLAELVHHHSTVADGLITTLHYPAPKRNKPTIYGVSPNYDKWEMERTDITMKHKLGGGQYGEVYEGVWKKYNLTVAVKTLKEDTMEVEEFLKEAAVMKEIKHPNLVQLLGVCTREPPFYIITEFMTHGNLLDYLRECNRVEVNAVVLLHMATQISSAMEYLEKKNFIHRDLAARNCLVGENHLVKVADFGLSRLMTGDTYTAHAGAKFPIKWTAPESLAYNKFSIKSDVWAFGVLLWEIATYGMSPYPGIDLSQVYELLEKDYRMDRPEGCPEKVYELMRACWRWNPSERPSFAETHQAFETMFQESSISDEVEKELGKKGKKATPGSNQQAPELPTKTRTMRKNTDNRDGDSPDPLDAEAVVSSPMLPRKERTFLDTNLNEDDRLLSKDKDKTRSVFLSLIKKKKKSAPAPPKRSSSFRESDFHCDRRVMSPEPRDIDLFNNGASLAMNENTHGLDSKFLGSNNNAAGAIINGAPTYPGPLFPRKKGATAVPGPGAKAATTPPSEEETMSNSKRFLWSSSIPTSSDGTEWRSVTLPRDLGQRHFDSGTFGGKPALPRKKTSEQKGDNAPRMGTLTPPPRLNSSSDVSAAFFGKDTDLSPGSSAQVLTPRTVRRPGGLGLENSKTSALHAELLKPSVYPALGAAGEESRARRQKHGVESSLKERGKLQKPKPAPPPPPTTTKSGKISRSPTQEHPSLSPTTSDIKAKGLSSASEPHHTTTASDQTRSSLNEGSKKLLLGCSSKPLLKSSASSSSVSTSLSGQSLGGFPSSLTSPGDLGSPNAFIPLVNPRRSLRKTAPRQGTERTPNSAVTREMLLEGTELLRAAISRNSEQTGSHSAVLEAGKNLSKYCMSYVDSIQQMRNKFAFREAITKLENSLRELQICPTATGGANAPQDFSKLLSSVKEISDIVQR, from the exons atgaaaatgcTGGAGATATGCCTGAAATTGGTGGGGTGTAAATCTAAGAAAGGCCTTTCCTCGTCGTCTAGCTGTTATTTGGAAG aaGCTCTCCAGAGACCAGACTTTGAGAGTCAGGGACTGACAGAAGCGGCCCGCTGGAACTCCAAAGAGAACCTGTTGGCTGGACCCAGTGAGAATGACCCCAACCTCTTTGTCGCGCTGTATGATTTTGTGGCCAGTGGTGACAACACGCTCAGCATTACCAAAG GAGAGAAGCTTCGTGTGCTGGGTTACAACCACAATGGCGAGTGGTGTGAAGCGCAGACGAAAAATGGCCAGGGGTGGGTGCCGTCCAACTACATCACGCCCGTCAACAGCCTGGAGAAGCACAGCTGGTACCACGGACCCGTGTCGCGCAACGCTGCAGAGTACCTGCTCAGCTCGGGCATCAACGGGAGCTTTCTGGTCCGCGAGAGCGAGAGCAGCCCCGGCCAGAGGTCCATATCTCTGCGGTACGAGGGGCGAGTCTACCATTACAGGATCAACACGGCATCGGACGGCAAG CTCTACGTCTCGTCTGAAAGTCGTTTCAACACACTGGCAGAGTTGGTGCACCACCACTCCACGGTGGCCGACGGCCTCATCACCACACTGCACTACCCAGCGCCGAAACGCAACAAGCCCACCATCTACGGAGTTTCTCCCAACTATGATAAGTGGGAAATGGAGCGCACTGACATTACCATGAAGCACAAGCTAGGAGGAGGCCAGTATGGGGAGGTGTACGAGGGTGTCTGGAAGAAGTATAACCTCACTGTGGCTGTCAAGACGCTAAAG GAGGATacgatggaggtggaggagttccTCAAGGAGGCCGCTGTCATGAAAGAGATCAAACATCCCAACCTGGTGCAGCTGTTAG GTGTGTGCACACGGGAGCCCCCGTTCTACATTATAACAGAGTTCATGACCCACGGTAACCTTCTGGACTACCTGAGGGAGTGCAACAGAGTGGAGGTCAATGCCGTGGTGCTGCTTCACATGGCCACACAGATCTCCTCAGCCATGGAGtacctggagaaaaaaaactttatacACAG gGACTTAGCTGCACGTAACTGTCTGGTTGGGGAGAACCACCTGGTTAAGGTTGCAGACTTCGGTCTGAGCAGGTTGATGACGGGAGATACCTACACAGCCCATGCTGGGGCCAAGTTCCCAATCAAATGGACTGCCCCAGAGAGTCTGGCTTACAATAAGTTCTCCATCAAATCTGATGTTTGGG CCTTTGGCGTACTGCTGTGGGAAATAGCCACCTACGGCATGTCCCCTTACCCTGGTATTGACTTGTCCCAGGTGTATGAGTTGCTGGAGAAAGACTACCGCATGGATCGACCAGAGGGCTGCCCTGAGAAGGTCTACGAACTCATGAGGGCCT GCTGGAGGTGGAACCCCTCAGAACGCCCCTCGTTTGCTGAAACCCACCAAGCCTTTGAAACCATGTTTCAGGAATCCAGCATCTCCGATG AGGTGGAAAAGGAGCTGGgcaagaaaggaaagaaagcaaCACCGGGCTCCAACCAGCAGGCTCCAGAACTGCCCACTAAGACCAGAACTATGCGCAAAAACACGGACAACCGTGATGGAGACAGCCCAG ATCCATTGGACGCAGAGGCAGTGGTGTCGTCACCCATGCTCCCTAGAAAAGAGCGCACCTTCTTGGACACTAACCTGAACGAAGATGACCGCTTGTTGTCTAAAGACAAGGACAAGACACGCAGTGTTTTTCTCAGCCTcatcaagaaaaagaaaaagagcgcACCAGCCCCCCCCAAACGCAGCTCTTCCTTCAGAGAGTCCGATTTCCACTGTGACAGGAGGGTCATGAGTCCGGAACCTCGAGACATTGACCTCTTTAACAATGGTGCATCCTTGGCcatgaatgaaaacacacatggaCTCGACTCAAAGTTCCTGGGCTCTAACAATAACGCGGCAGGGGCCATCATTAATGGGGCACCCACCTACCCTGGACCTTTGTTCCCCAGGAAGAAGGGAGCCACTGCAGTGCCTGGTCCAGGAGCTAAGGCAGCTACCACACCACCCAGTGAGGAGGAGACCATGTCGAACTCGAAGCGCTTTCTATGGTCCTCCAGTATACCCACCAGCTCAGATGGCACTGAATGGAGGTCAGTCACTCTGCCACGAGACTTGGGTCAGCGCCACTTTGACTCGGGCACCTTTGGGGGCAAGCCAGCTCTGCCTCGCAAAAAAACCAGTGAGCAGAAGGGGGACAACGCCCCACGAATGGGCACCCTGACCCCCCCGCCACGTCTAAACAGCTCATCAGATGTGTCGGCGGCATTCTTCGGCAAAGACACTGACCTCAGTCCTGGTTCTAGTGCACAGGTGTTAACGCCTAGGACAGTTAGGAGACCAGGTGGACTTGGGCTGGAAAACTCCAAGACCAGTGCTCTCCACGCTGAGCTTCTCAAGCCCAGTGTGTACCCCGCTTTGGGGGCGGCAGGGGAGGAGAGCAGGGCCCGCAGGCAGAAGCATGGTGTGGAGTCCTCACTCAAGGAAAGAGGAAAGTTACAGAAACCAAAgccagcaccacctccaccacccaccaccaccaaatCAGGCAAAATCTCCCGCAGCCCCACCCAAGAGCACCCATCGCTTTCACCCACCACCTCAGACATCAAAGCCAAGggcctctcctctgcctccgagCCCCACCACACAACCACTGCCAGTGACCAAACCCGGTCTTCACTTAACGAGGGCTCCAAGAAACTGCTGCTGGGGTGCAGCTCTAAGCCTCTATTAAAATCGTCCGCCTCCTCGTCATCAGTTTCCACCTCCCTCTCCGGCCAAAGCCTGGGAggcttcccttcctccctcacctccccaGGTGACCTGGGCTCACCCAATGCTTTTATCCCCCTAGTTAACCCCCGACGCTCCCTCCGCAAGACTGCACCCCGCCAGGGCACCGAGCGCACCCCCAACTCAGCAGTGACCCGCGAGATGTTGCTGGAAGGCACGGAGCTGCTCCGCGCAGCCATTAGCCGCAACTCTGAGCAAACGGGGAGCCACAGCGCTGTGCTGGAGGCTGGCAAGAACCTGTCCAAGTACTGCATGAGCTACGTCGACTCCATCCAGCAGATGAGGAACAAGTTCGCCTTCCGCGAGGCCATTACCAAGCTGGAGAACAGCCTACGTGAGCTGCAAATCTGCCCGACCGCCACAGGGGGCGCCAACGCGCCGCAGGACTTCAGCAAGCTGCTGTCATCTGTCAAAGAGATCAGTGACATTGTTCAGAGGTAG
- the abl1 gene encoding tyrosine-protein kinase ABL1 isoform X1 produces MGQQPGKFAGDQRRPSLPAFIRGGRRESSRHGTHPCNVFAVHVNSRLASALLLLSRQVQTSSHSCLRARPRQWRASKDLSLLLAPLCTVQWGEALQRPDFESQGLTEAARWNSKENLLAGPSENDPNLFVALYDFVASGDNTLSITKGEKLRVLGYNHNGEWCEAQTKNGQGWVPSNYITPVNSLEKHSWYHGPVSRNAAEYLLSSGINGSFLVRESESSPGQRSISLRYEGRVYHYRINTASDGKLYVSSESRFNTLAELVHHHSTVADGLITTLHYPAPKRNKPTIYGVSPNYDKWEMERTDITMKHKLGGGQYGEVYEGVWKKYNLTVAVKTLKEDTMEVEEFLKEAAVMKEIKHPNLVQLLGVCTREPPFYIITEFMTHGNLLDYLRECNRVEVNAVVLLHMATQISSAMEYLEKKNFIHRDLAARNCLVGENHLVKVADFGLSRLMTGDTYTAHAGAKFPIKWTAPESLAYNKFSIKSDVWAFGVLLWEIATYGMSPYPGIDLSQVYELLEKDYRMDRPEGCPEKVYELMRACWRWNPSERPSFAETHQAFETMFQESSISDEVEKELGKKGKKATPGSNQQAPELPTKTRTMRKNTDNRDGDSPDPLDAEAVVSSPMLPRKERTFLDTNLNEDDRLLSKDKDKTRSVFLSLIKKKKKSAPAPPKRSSSFRESDFHCDRRVMSPEPRDIDLFNNGASLAMNENTHGLDSKFLGSNNNAAGAIINGAPTYPGPLFPRKKGATAVPGPGAKAATTPPSEEETMSNSKRFLWSSSIPTSSDGTEWRSVTLPRDLGQRHFDSGTFGGKPALPRKKTSEQKGDNAPRMGTLTPPPRLNSSSDVSAAFFGKDTDLSPGSSAQVLTPRTVRRPGGLGLENSKTSALHAELLKPSVYPALGAAGEESRARRQKHGVESSLKERGKLQKPKPAPPPPPTTTKSGKISRSPTQEHPSLSPTTSDIKAKGLSSASEPHHTTTASDQTRSSLNEGSKKLLLGCSSKPLLKSSASSSSVSTSLSGQSLGGFPSSLTSPGDLGSPNAFIPLVNPRRSLRKTAPRQGTERTPNSAVTREMLLEGTELLRAAISRNSEQTGSHSAVLEAGKNLSKYCMSYVDSIQQMRNKFAFREAITKLENSLRELQICPTATGGANAPQDFSKLLSSVKEISDIVQR; encoded by the exons aaGCTCTCCAGAGACCAGACTTTGAGAGTCAGGGACTGACAGAAGCGGCCCGCTGGAACTCCAAAGAGAACCTGTTGGCTGGACCCAGTGAGAATGACCCCAACCTCTTTGTCGCGCTGTATGATTTTGTGGCCAGTGGTGACAACACGCTCAGCATTACCAAAG GAGAGAAGCTTCGTGTGCTGGGTTACAACCACAATGGCGAGTGGTGTGAAGCGCAGACGAAAAATGGCCAGGGGTGGGTGCCGTCCAACTACATCACGCCCGTCAACAGCCTGGAGAAGCACAGCTGGTACCACGGACCCGTGTCGCGCAACGCTGCAGAGTACCTGCTCAGCTCGGGCATCAACGGGAGCTTTCTGGTCCGCGAGAGCGAGAGCAGCCCCGGCCAGAGGTCCATATCTCTGCGGTACGAGGGGCGAGTCTACCATTACAGGATCAACACGGCATCGGACGGCAAG CTCTACGTCTCGTCTGAAAGTCGTTTCAACACACTGGCAGAGTTGGTGCACCACCACTCCACGGTGGCCGACGGCCTCATCACCACACTGCACTACCCAGCGCCGAAACGCAACAAGCCCACCATCTACGGAGTTTCTCCCAACTATGATAAGTGGGAAATGGAGCGCACTGACATTACCATGAAGCACAAGCTAGGAGGAGGCCAGTATGGGGAGGTGTACGAGGGTGTCTGGAAGAAGTATAACCTCACTGTGGCTGTCAAGACGCTAAAG GAGGATacgatggaggtggaggagttccTCAAGGAGGCCGCTGTCATGAAAGAGATCAAACATCCCAACCTGGTGCAGCTGTTAG GTGTGTGCACACGGGAGCCCCCGTTCTACATTATAACAGAGTTCATGACCCACGGTAACCTTCTGGACTACCTGAGGGAGTGCAACAGAGTGGAGGTCAATGCCGTGGTGCTGCTTCACATGGCCACACAGATCTCCTCAGCCATGGAGtacctggagaaaaaaaactttatacACAG gGACTTAGCTGCACGTAACTGTCTGGTTGGGGAGAACCACCTGGTTAAGGTTGCAGACTTCGGTCTGAGCAGGTTGATGACGGGAGATACCTACACAGCCCATGCTGGGGCCAAGTTCCCAATCAAATGGACTGCCCCAGAGAGTCTGGCTTACAATAAGTTCTCCATCAAATCTGATGTTTGGG CCTTTGGCGTACTGCTGTGGGAAATAGCCACCTACGGCATGTCCCCTTACCCTGGTATTGACTTGTCCCAGGTGTATGAGTTGCTGGAGAAAGACTACCGCATGGATCGACCAGAGGGCTGCCCTGAGAAGGTCTACGAACTCATGAGGGCCT GCTGGAGGTGGAACCCCTCAGAACGCCCCTCGTTTGCTGAAACCCACCAAGCCTTTGAAACCATGTTTCAGGAATCCAGCATCTCCGATG AGGTGGAAAAGGAGCTGGgcaagaaaggaaagaaagcaaCACCGGGCTCCAACCAGCAGGCTCCAGAACTGCCCACTAAGACCAGAACTATGCGCAAAAACACGGACAACCGTGATGGAGACAGCCCAG ATCCATTGGACGCAGAGGCAGTGGTGTCGTCACCCATGCTCCCTAGAAAAGAGCGCACCTTCTTGGACACTAACCTGAACGAAGATGACCGCTTGTTGTCTAAAGACAAGGACAAGACACGCAGTGTTTTTCTCAGCCTcatcaagaaaaagaaaaagagcgcACCAGCCCCCCCCAAACGCAGCTCTTCCTTCAGAGAGTCCGATTTCCACTGTGACAGGAGGGTCATGAGTCCGGAACCTCGAGACATTGACCTCTTTAACAATGGTGCATCCTTGGCcatgaatgaaaacacacatggaCTCGACTCAAAGTTCCTGGGCTCTAACAATAACGCGGCAGGGGCCATCATTAATGGGGCACCCACCTACCCTGGACCTTTGTTCCCCAGGAAGAAGGGAGCCACTGCAGTGCCTGGTCCAGGAGCTAAGGCAGCTACCACACCACCCAGTGAGGAGGAGACCATGTCGAACTCGAAGCGCTTTCTATGGTCCTCCAGTATACCCACCAGCTCAGATGGCACTGAATGGAGGTCAGTCACTCTGCCACGAGACTTGGGTCAGCGCCACTTTGACTCGGGCACCTTTGGGGGCAAGCCAGCTCTGCCTCGCAAAAAAACCAGTGAGCAGAAGGGGGACAACGCCCCACGAATGGGCACCCTGACCCCCCCGCCACGTCTAAACAGCTCATCAGATGTGTCGGCGGCATTCTTCGGCAAAGACACTGACCTCAGTCCTGGTTCTAGTGCACAGGTGTTAACGCCTAGGACAGTTAGGAGACCAGGTGGACTTGGGCTGGAAAACTCCAAGACCAGTGCTCTCCACGCTGAGCTTCTCAAGCCCAGTGTGTACCCCGCTTTGGGGGCGGCAGGGGAGGAGAGCAGGGCCCGCAGGCAGAAGCATGGTGTGGAGTCCTCACTCAAGGAAAGAGGAAAGTTACAGAAACCAAAgccagcaccacctccaccacccaccaccaccaaatCAGGCAAAATCTCCCGCAGCCCCACCCAAGAGCACCCATCGCTTTCACCCACCACCTCAGACATCAAAGCCAAGggcctctcctctgcctccgagCCCCACCACACAACCACTGCCAGTGACCAAACCCGGTCTTCACTTAACGAGGGCTCCAAGAAACTGCTGCTGGGGTGCAGCTCTAAGCCTCTATTAAAATCGTCCGCCTCCTCGTCATCAGTTTCCACCTCCCTCTCCGGCCAAAGCCTGGGAggcttcccttcctccctcacctccccaGGTGACCTGGGCTCACCCAATGCTTTTATCCCCCTAGTTAACCCCCGACGCTCCCTCCGCAAGACTGCACCCCGCCAGGGCACCGAGCGCACCCCCAACTCAGCAGTGACCCGCGAGATGTTGCTGGAAGGCACGGAGCTGCTCCGCGCAGCCATTAGCCGCAACTCTGAGCAAACGGGGAGCCACAGCGCTGTGCTGGAGGCTGGCAAGAACCTGTCCAAGTACTGCATGAGCTACGTCGACTCCATCCAGCAGATGAGGAACAAGTTCGCCTTCCGCGAGGCCATTACCAAGCTGGAGAACAGCCTACGTGAGCTGCAAATCTGCCCGACCGCCACAGGGGGCGCCAACGCGCCGCAGGACTTCAGCAAGCTGCTGTCATCTGTCAAAGAGATCAGTGACATTGTTCAGAGGTAG
- the abl1 gene encoding tyrosine-protein kinase ABL1 isoform X2 yields the protein MFLLCTSHIVNSRLASALLLLSRQVQTSSHSCLRARPRQWRASKDLSLLLAPLCTVQWGEALQRPDFESQGLTEAARWNSKENLLAGPSENDPNLFVALYDFVASGDNTLSITKGEKLRVLGYNHNGEWCEAQTKNGQGWVPSNYITPVNSLEKHSWYHGPVSRNAAEYLLSSGINGSFLVRESESSPGQRSISLRYEGRVYHYRINTASDGKLYVSSESRFNTLAELVHHHSTVADGLITTLHYPAPKRNKPTIYGVSPNYDKWEMERTDITMKHKLGGGQYGEVYEGVWKKYNLTVAVKTLKEDTMEVEEFLKEAAVMKEIKHPNLVQLLGVCTREPPFYIITEFMTHGNLLDYLRECNRVEVNAVVLLHMATQISSAMEYLEKKNFIHRDLAARNCLVGENHLVKVADFGLSRLMTGDTYTAHAGAKFPIKWTAPESLAYNKFSIKSDVWAFGVLLWEIATYGMSPYPGIDLSQVYELLEKDYRMDRPEGCPEKVYELMRACWRWNPSERPSFAETHQAFETMFQESSISDEVEKELGKKGKKATPGSNQQAPELPTKTRTMRKNTDNRDGDSPDPLDAEAVVSSPMLPRKERTFLDTNLNEDDRLLSKDKDKTRSVFLSLIKKKKKSAPAPPKRSSSFRESDFHCDRRVMSPEPRDIDLFNNGASLAMNENTHGLDSKFLGSNNNAAGAIINGAPTYPGPLFPRKKGATAVPGPGAKAATTPPSEEETMSNSKRFLWSSSIPTSSDGTEWRSVTLPRDLGQRHFDSGTFGGKPALPRKKTSEQKGDNAPRMGTLTPPPRLNSSSDVSAAFFGKDTDLSPGSSAQVLTPRTVRRPGGLGLENSKTSALHAELLKPSVYPALGAAGEESRARRQKHGVESSLKERGKLQKPKPAPPPPPTTTKSGKISRSPTQEHPSLSPTTSDIKAKGLSSASEPHHTTTASDQTRSSLNEGSKKLLLGCSSKPLLKSSASSSSVSTSLSGQSLGGFPSSLTSPGDLGSPNAFIPLVNPRRSLRKTAPRQGTERTPNSAVTREMLLEGTELLRAAISRNSEQTGSHSAVLEAGKNLSKYCMSYVDSIQQMRNKFAFREAITKLENSLRELQICPTATGGANAPQDFSKLLSSVKEISDIVQR from the exons aaGCTCTCCAGAGACCAGACTTTGAGAGTCAGGGACTGACAGAAGCGGCCCGCTGGAACTCCAAAGAGAACCTGTTGGCTGGACCCAGTGAGAATGACCCCAACCTCTTTGTCGCGCTGTATGATTTTGTGGCCAGTGGTGACAACACGCTCAGCATTACCAAAG GAGAGAAGCTTCGTGTGCTGGGTTACAACCACAATGGCGAGTGGTGTGAAGCGCAGACGAAAAATGGCCAGGGGTGGGTGCCGTCCAACTACATCACGCCCGTCAACAGCCTGGAGAAGCACAGCTGGTACCACGGACCCGTGTCGCGCAACGCTGCAGAGTACCTGCTCAGCTCGGGCATCAACGGGAGCTTTCTGGTCCGCGAGAGCGAGAGCAGCCCCGGCCAGAGGTCCATATCTCTGCGGTACGAGGGGCGAGTCTACCATTACAGGATCAACACGGCATCGGACGGCAAG CTCTACGTCTCGTCTGAAAGTCGTTTCAACACACTGGCAGAGTTGGTGCACCACCACTCCACGGTGGCCGACGGCCTCATCACCACACTGCACTACCCAGCGCCGAAACGCAACAAGCCCACCATCTACGGAGTTTCTCCCAACTATGATAAGTGGGAAATGGAGCGCACTGACATTACCATGAAGCACAAGCTAGGAGGAGGCCAGTATGGGGAGGTGTACGAGGGTGTCTGGAAGAAGTATAACCTCACTGTGGCTGTCAAGACGCTAAAG GAGGATacgatggaggtggaggagttccTCAAGGAGGCCGCTGTCATGAAAGAGATCAAACATCCCAACCTGGTGCAGCTGTTAG GTGTGTGCACACGGGAGCCCCCGTTCTACATTATAACAGAGTTCATGACCCACGGTAACCTTCTGGACTACCTGAGGGAGTGCAACAGAGTGGAGGTCAATGCCGTGGTGCTGCTTCACATGGCCACACAGATCTCCTCAGCCATGGAGtacctggagaaaaaaaactttatacACAG gGACTTAGCTGCACGTAACTGTCTGGTTGGGGAGAACCACCTGGTTAAGGTTGCAGACTTCGGTCTGAGCAGGTTGATGACGGGAGATACCTACACAGCCCATGCTGGGGCCAAGTTCCCAATCAAATGGACTGCCCCAGAGAGTCTGGCTTACAATAAGTTCTCCATCAAATCTGATGTTTGGG CCTTTGGCGTACTGCTGTGGGAAATAGCCACCTACGGCATGTCCCCTTACCCTGGTATTGACTTGTCCCAGGTGTATGAGTTGCTGGAGAAAGACTACCGCATGGATCGACCAGAGGGCTGCCCTGAGAAGGTCTACGAACTCATGAGGGCCT GCTGGAGGTGGAACCCCTCAGAACGCCCCTCGTTTGCTGAAACCCACCAAGCCTTTGAAACCATGTTTCAGGAATCCAGCATCTCCGATG AGGTGGAAAAGGAGCTGGgcaagaaaggaaagaaagcaaCACCGGGCTCCAACCAGCAGGCTCCAGAACTGCCCACTAAGACCAGAACTATGCGCAAAAACACGGACAACCGTGATGGAGACAGCCCAG ATCCATTGGACGCAGAGGCAGTGGTGTCGTCACCCATGCTCCCTAGAAAAGAGCGCACCTTCTTGGACACTAACCTGAACGAAGATGACCGCTTGTTGTCTAAAGACAAGGACAAGACACGCAGTGTTTTTCTCAGCCTcatcaagaaaaagaaaaagagcgcACCAGCCCCCCCCAAACGCAGCTCTTCCTTCAGAGAGTCCGATTTCCACTGTGACAGGAGGGTCATGAGTCCGGAACCTCGAGACATTGACCTCTTTAACAATGGTGCATCCTTGGCcatgaatgaaaacacacatggaCTCGACTCAAAGTTCCTGGGCTCTAACAATAACGCGGCAGGGGCCATCATTAATGGGGCACCCACCTACCCTGGACCTTTGTTCCCCAGGAAGAAGGGAGCCACTGCAGTGCCTGGTCCAGGAGCTAAGGCAGCTACCACACCACCCAGTGAGGAGGAGACCATGTCGAACTCGAAGCGCTTTCTATGGTCCTCCAGTATACCCACCAGCTCAGATGGCACTGAATGGAGGTCAGTCACTCTGCCACGAGACTTGGGTCAGCGCCACTTTGACTCGGGCACCTTTGGGGGCAAGCCAGCTCTGCCTCGCAAAAAAACCAGTGAGCAGAAGGGGGACAACGCCCCACGAATGGGCACCCTGACCCCCCCGCCACGTCTAAACAGCTCATCAGATGTGTCGGCGGCATTCTTCGGCAAAGACACTGACCTCAGTCCTGGTTCTAGTGCACAGGTGTTAACGCCTAGGACAGTTAGGAGACCAGGTGGACTTGGGCTGGAAAACTCCAAGACCAGTGCTCTCCACGCTGAGCTTCTCAAGCCCAGTGTGTACCCCGCTTTGGGGGCGGCAGGGGAGGAGAGCAGGGCCCGCAGGCAGAAGCATGGTGTGGAGTCCTCACTCAAGGAAAGAGGAAAGTTACAGAAACCAAAgccagcaccacctccaccacccaccaccaccaaatCAGGCAAAATCTCCCGCAGCCCCACCCAAGAGCACCCATCGCTTTCACCCACCACCTCAGACATCAAAGCCAAGggcctctcctctgcctccgagCCCCACCACACAACCACTGCCAGTGACCAAACCCGGTCTTCACTTAACGAGGGCTCCAAGAAACTGCTGCTGGGGTGCAGCTCTAAGCCTCTATTAAAATCGTCCGCCTCCTCGTCATCAGTTTCCACCTCCCTCTCCGGCCAAAGCCTGGGAggcttcccttcctccctcacctccccaGGTGACCTGGGCTCACCCAATGCTTTTATCCCCCTAGTTAACCCCCGACGCTCCCTCCGCAAGACTGCACCCCGCCAGGGCACCGAGCGCACCCCCAACTCAGCAGTGACCCGCGAGATGTTGCTGGAAGGCACGGAGCTGCTCCGCGCAGCCATTAGCCGCAACTCTGAGCAAACGGGGAGCCACAGCGCTGTGCTGGAGGCTGGCAAGAACCTGTCCAAGTACTGCATGAGCTACGTCGACTCCATCCAGCAGATGAGGAACAAGTTCGCCTTCCGCGAGGCCATTACCAAGCTGGAGAACAGCCTACGTGAGCTGCAAATCTGCCCGACCGCCACAGGGGGCGCCAACGCGCCGCAGGACTTCAGCAAGCTGCTGTCATCTGTCAAAGAGATCAGTGACATTGTTCAGAGGTAG